One Caretta caretta isolate rCarCar2 chromosome 24, rCarCar1.hap1, whole genome shotgun sequence genomic region harbors:
- the MRPS21 gene encoding small ribosomal subunit protein bS21m produces the protein MSHHLKFIARTVMVQNGNVDAAYRTLSRILTVDGIIEDAKRRRYYEKPCRKRQRETYEMCRRIYNTEMARKIAFLMRKNRQDPWLGC, from the exons ATGTCACATCACCTGAAATTTATTGCCAGAACGGTGATGGTCCAGAATGGGAATGTGGATGCTGCTTACAGGACACTAAGCAG AATTCTAACAGTGGATGGGATCATTGAGGATGCCAAGCGGCGCCGGTACTATGAGAAACCATGCCGCAAGAGGCAGCGGGAGACCTACGAGATGTGCCGGCGGATTTATAACACAGAGATGGCCAGGAAGATTGCATTTCTAATGAGGAAGAATCGACAGGACCCCTGGCTAGGCTGTTAG